From the genome of Culicoidibacter larvae, one region includes:
- a CDS encoding glutathione peroxidase, producing MSIYDFTVKDSAGHDVSLADYKGKVVLIVNTASKCGFTPQFDGLEKLYETYKDQGLEILGFPCNQFKNQDPGTNEEIESFCKLNYGVTFKMFAKIDVNGDDADPLYKYLTKEKGGMFGGAIKWNFTKFLIDRNGNVADRFAPQTEPEKMTKDIEKLL from the coding sequence ATGTCTATATATGATTTTACAGTAAAAGATTCGGCAGGACATGATGTGAGTCTTGCTGATTATAAAGGTAAAGTAGTATTGATTGTTAATACTGCCAGCAAGTGTGGTTTTACGCCGCAATTTGACGGACTTGAAAAACTATATGAAACATATAAAGATCAGGGGTTGGAAATTCTGGGGTTTCCATGTAATCAATTTAAAAATCAGGATCCTGGAACCAATGAAGAAATTGAATCATTTTGCAAACTGAATTATGGAGTAACTTTTAAGATGTTTGCTAAAATTGATGTCAATGGTGATGATGCCGATCCGCTTTATAAGTATCTGACTAAAGAAAAAGGCGGAATGTTTGGCGGAGCAATTAAATGGAACTTTACTAAGTTTTTAATTGACCGCAATGGTAATGTTGCTGATCGTTTTGCACCACAAACTGAGCCGGAAAAAATGACCAAAGATATTGA